A single Saccharomyces paradoxus chromosome II, complete sequence DNA region contains:
- the YSY6 gene encoding Ysy6p (similar to YBR162W) — translation MAVQTPKQRLANAKFNKNNEKYRKYGKKKESKTDKTPPMISKTWLGILLFLLVGGGVLELISYIL, via the coding sequence ATGGCCGTACAGACACCAAAACAAAGATTGGCTAATGCCAAGTTTAACAAGAATAACGAAAAGTACAGAAAGTATGgtaagaagaaggagaGCAAAACTGACAAAACCCCACCTATGATATCTAAAACTTGGTTGGGCATTCTTCTGTTTCTCCTCGTAGGTGGCGGTGTTTTGGAACTAATCAGCTATATCCTATGA
- the EXO5 gene encoding Exo5p (Mitochondrial 5'-3' exonuclease and sliding exonuclease~similar to YBR163W): MLNRALNNRYGFLIHPRRFVHLKDKSLDGASVLSSKKNHTYDVPTDDPSGILNASDIDRINNLPFFDNIGETKEANTKEGVLLSEKLANVKELFGGDPENPSFINYRFPRDLGNPYIDIQLNQLKKKRLSVTQLCTTQNWCELRNFYDFYSQNLSNQLLNLKFQVQKGKKIHKSLEDETHPELNQYNSFTHDFLALTKLSMDIDGEMDALLDNWFNSINRLISLFTRGDGHAREIVCHGFINLQDGKLIQQLLNNDSKTKENVIISGIIDHLTLRNKHSHQVEKGMVHLDTEHQSWGNVLAELLLNLKHLKSNNEVLISDIKTRSVPKTPSIESVIESSKLQTMYYKFFFFHLSQDMTQTYHSFLINAQRRGLDVDAPINPTKILTLILTNPLFANDVKNLLYGQPINHVAFDSDTKGSNTFDMTAFNDLLDRGPTSFNVPIEQEEDSSEPTKCISLRDYEYFYTKWKTPLTLKYFAARLSQIYYIVGNLVSNDLMIEYYYHNDNFHNIIFPYDPVKLETHARDSAMVWFGHRDMHPIEPTQKNFNTYCKFCDYRHVCSWKNKSKLKLVDLGKELKKIILESSME; this comes from the coding sequence ATGCTAAACCGCGCACTAAATAATAGGTATGGATTTTTAATTCACCCTAGGAGGTTTGTGCATTTAAAAGATAAATCCCTAGATGGAGCATCTGTATTgtcttcaaaaaagaaccaTACGTACGAtgttccaactgatgaTCCAAGCGGTATTCTCAATGCCTCGGACATTGATAGAATTAATaatttgccatttttcGATAACATCGGTGAGACAAAAGAGGCAAATACTAAGGAAGGGGTATTGTTGAGTGAAAAATTGGCCAATGTTAAAGAATTATTTGGAGGAGATCCCGAAAATCCTTCATTTATCAATTACAGATTTCCTAGAGATCTAGGAAATCCATATATTGATATTCAATTAAATCAgctaaagaaaaaaagattgtCCGTCACACAATTATGTACCACGCAGAATTGGTGCGAATTAAGAAACTTTTATGATTTTTATTCACAGAATTTGTCTAACCAACTACtgaatttaaaatttcaagtGCAAAAAGGTAAGAAGATCCATAAATCACTGGAGGACGAGACGCATCCTGAATTAAATCAGTATAATAGTTTTACCCACGATTTCCTTGCGCTGACAAAGTTATCTATGGACATTGATGGCGAAATGGATGCCTTGTTAGACAACTGGTTTAACTCTATCAATAGGTTAATCTCCTTATTCACCAGAGGCGATGGTCATGCAAGAGAAATAGTTTGTCATGGTTTCATCAACTTACAAGACGGTAAACTAATACAGCAGTTGCTGAACAATGATAGTaagacaaaagaaaatgttatAATATCAGGTATTATTGATCATTTAACTCTTAGAAACAAGCACAGTCATCAAGTAGAGAAAGGCATGGTTCATCTTGATACGGAACATCAAAGCTGGGGTAATGTTCTCGCTGAATTGCTACTAAACTTAAAACACCTGAAATCAAATAACGAGGTTCTTATCTCTGATATTAAGACAAGGTCAGTACCAAAAACCCCATCAATTGAATCCGTTATAGAATCATCTAAATTACAGACAATGTATTAcaagttcttctttttccaccTTAGTCAAGACATGACACAAACCTACCATAGCTTTTTAATTAACGCCCAGAGAAGAGGGCTCGATGTTGATGCGCCCATAAATCCTACAAAGATTTTGACTTTAATACTAACAAACCCGCTCTTTGCTAATGATGTGAAGAACCTCCTGTATGGGCAACCGATAAATCACGTTGCTTTCGATAGTGACACCAAAGGCTCTAATACATTCGATATGACGGCATTCAATGATTTACTAGACCGAGGTCCCACATCTTTCAACGTGCCAATcgaacaagaagaagatagcTCGGAGCCGACAAAATGCATATCTTTGCGAGATTATGAATATTTCTATACAAAGTGGAAGACTCCTCTaactttgaaatatttcgCGGCAAGATTATCACAGATCTATTATATCGTGGGCAACCTCGTTTCGAATGATTTAATGattgaatattattaccaTAACGATAACTTCCACAATATCATCTTCCCATACGATCCAGTAAAACTGGAAACCCATGCTCGTGATTCTGCAATGGTTTGGTTTGGTCATAGAGATATGCATCCAATTGAACCTACccaaaaaaacttcaacaCTTATTGTAAATTTTGTGATTACAGGCACGTTTGTTCctggaaaaataaaagtaaattGAAACTTGTTGATCTGggaaaagaattaaaaaaaatcattcttGAATCAAGTATGGAGTAA
- the ARL1 gene encoding Arf family GTPase ARL1 (Soluble GTPase with a role in regulation of membrane traffic~similar to YBR164C), whose amino-acid sequence MGNIFSSMFDKLWGSNKELRILILGLDGAGKTTILYRLQIGEVVTTKPTIGFNVETLSYKNLKLNVWDLGGQTSIRPYWRCYYADTAAVIFVVDSTDKDRMSTASKELHLMLQEEELQDAALLVFANKQDQPGALSASEVSKELNLVELKDRSWSIVASSAIKGEGITEGLDWLIDVIKEEQL is encoded by the coding sequence ATGGGTAACATTTTCAGTTCGATGTTTGACAAACTATGGGGTTCAAACAAAGAATTGCGTATATTGATTTTGGGGTTAGATGGTGCAGGTAAAACCACTATCTTATACCGTTTACAAATTGGTGAAGTCGTCACTACAAAGCCAACCATCGGTTTCAATGTAGAGACGCTAAGTTAtaaaaacttgaaattGAACGTTTGGGATCTCGGTGGTCAAACGAGTATCAGGCCCTACTGGAGATGTTATTACGCAGATACTGCCGCAGTCATTTTTGTGGTTGATTCGACTGATAAAGATCGTATGTCCACAGCCTCTAAGGAACTTCATTTAATGTTAcaggaagaagaattgcAAGATGCGGCACTGCTGGTTTTCGCAAATAAACAAGATCAACCGGGTGCATTAAGTGCAAGCGAAGTCTCCAAAGAACTGAACCTTGTAGAATTGAAGGACAGAAGTTGGTCTATTGTAGCCTCAAGTGCAATTAAAGGTGAAGGTATTACTGAAGGTTTAGATTGGTTGATTGATGTTATAAAAGAGGAACAATTATAG
- the UBS1 gene encoding Ubs1p (Ubiquitin-conjugating enzyme suppressor that regulates Cdc34p~similar to YBR165W), whose amino-acid sequence MAHPLTRKLLKDWKYFMRHPEKTQGLFHVRPHDSDLHLWHVVMYEPRTSLEVYLLLYIGGNDQDPYIIMKCLSPNSCFPINRTVSMTHLNYLLSKDLGLQDLLSHIWQPLFHIQATEDLQYSPSMVKFNKAWNRIIYKDFKSYFPELIGTLQPGDYSIVKSYSKNLNISNSNSNSVNEFMSFYNSQSHNFHVQDNNKNPYINNSIGKTGISSTLNNNNNNKKTHDYNTIDFMTRNLLACDDDSIHPVVSSKRSRTSTCPDEINENRSNEHYTKRKRI is encoded by the coding sequence ATGGCTCACCCATTAACCAGGAAATTGCTAAAGGACTGGAAGTATTTTATGCGCCATCCTGAAAAGACCCAGGGCCTTTTTCATGTAAGGCCCCATGATTCAGACTTACATCTTTGGCATGTAGTAATGTACGAGCCCAGGACTTCTTTGGAAGTTTATTTACTGCTTTATATTGGTGGAAATGACCAGGACCCATATATTATCATGAAATGTCTGTCTCCGAATTCTTGCTTTCCAATCAACAGGACAGTTTCGATGACACACTTAAACTATCTTCTATCGAAAGACTTGGGATTGCAGGATTTACTTTCCCATATATGGCAACCactttttcatattcaaGCAACAGAAGACTTACAGTATTCACCCTCAATGGTAAAATTCAACAAGGCGTGGAATAGAATTATTTACAAGGACTTTAAATCTTACTTCCCAGAACTGATAGGTACTCTGCAACCAGGTGACTATTCTATAGTAAAGAGTTATTCCAAGAACCTTAATATCAGCAATAGTAATAGTAACAGTGTTAATGAATTTATGTCGTTTTACAACTCTCAAAGTCACAACTTTCATGTACAagacaacaacaaaaatcCTTATATTAACAACAGCATAGGAAAGACTGGTATATCGTCTACTCttaataataacaacaataacaaaaagACACATGACTACAATACTATCGACTTCATGACCAGAAATCTACTTGCATGTGATGATGACAGTATTCATCCGGTAGTAAGCTCTAAAAGGTCGAGAACATCGACATGTCCAGACGAAATAAACGAGAATCGCAGTAATGAGCATTACacaaagaggaaaagaatcTAA
- the TYR1 gene encoding prephenate dehydrogenase (NADP(+)) (Prephenate dehydrogenase involved in tyrosine biosynthesis~similar to YBR166C), which yields MVPEDKIEQWKATKVIGIIGLGDMGLLYANKFTDAGWKVICCDREEYYDELKEKYASSKFELVKNGHLVSRKSDYIIYSVEASNISKIVAMYGPSSKVGTIVGGQTSCKLPEIEAFEQYLPKDCDIITVHSLHGPKVNTEGQPLVIINYRSQYPESFEFVNSVMSCLKSKQVYLTYEEHDKITADTQAVTHAAFLSMGSAWAKIKIYPWTLGVNKWYGGLENVKVNISLRIYSNKWHVYAGLAITNPSAHQQILQYATSATELFSLMIDNKEQELTDRLLRAKQFVFGKHTGLLLLDDTILEKYSLSKNSVGDSTNSKPVPNSHLSLLAIVDSWFQLGIDPYDHMICSTPLFRIFLGVSEYLFLKPGLLEQTIDAALHDKSFIKDDLEFVISAREWSSVVSFANFDIYKKQFQSVQKFFEPMLPEANLIGNEMIKTILSHSKERSAVKKINTESF from the coding sequence atggtACCGGAGGATAAGATCGAGCAATGGAAAGCCACAAAAGTCATTGGTATAATTGGTCTAGGTGATATGGGCCTATTATACGCCAATAAATTTACAGATGCTGGATGGAAAGTAATATGTTGTGATAGAGAAGAATATTATGACGaactgaaagaaaaatatgcttcttccaaattcGAACTAGTGAAAAATGGACATTTAGTGTCCAGAAAAAGTGACTATATTATCTATAGTGTTGAGGCATCCAATATTAGTAAAATTGTCGCAATGTATGGACCATCTTCTAAAGTTGGAACAATTGTGGGGGGTCAAACGAGTTGTAAGCTGCCTGAAATCGAGGCTTTCGAACAATATTTACCCAAGGATTGTGATATTATTACCGTTCATTCTCTTCATGGACCCAAGGTTAATACTGAAGGACAACCGTTAGTTATTATCAATTATAGATCACAGTATCCTGAGTCTTTTGAGTTCGTTAATTCTGTGATGTCATGTTTAAAGAGTAAGCAAGTTTATTTGACATATGAAGAGCATGACAAGATTACTGCTGATACACAAGCCGTGACGCATGCTGCCTTCTTGAGTATGGGTTCTGCGTGggcaaaaataaagatttATCCTTGGACTCTGGGTGTAAACAAATGGTACGGCGGGCTAGAAAATGTGAAAGTTAATATATCATTAAGAATATATTCCAACAAGTGGCATGTTTACGCAGGATTAGCCATAACAAACCCAAGTGCACACCAGCAAATCCTTCAATATGCCACAAGTGCAACGGAACTATTTAGTTTAATGATAGATAacaaagaacaagaacTTACTGATAGGTTATTAAGAGCTAAGCAGTTTGTATTTGGAAAACATACCGGTCTCTTACTGCTAGATGATACAATCCTGGAGAAGTATTCGCTATCCAAAAACAGCGTTGGTGACAGCACCAATTCCAAGCCAGTGCCGAATTCGCATTTATCATTGTTAGCGATTGTTGATTCGTGGTTTCAACTTGGTATTGATCCATATGACCACATGATTTGTTCGACGCCTTTATTCAGAATCTTTTTGGGTGTGTCCGAATATCTGTTTTTAAAACCTGGTCTATTGGAGCAGACAATCGATGCAGCTCTTCATGACAAGTCATTCATAAAAGATGATCTAGAATTTGTTATTTCGGCTAGAGAATGGAGTTCGGTTGTATCTTTTGCTAATTTTGatatatacaaaaagcAATTTCAGAGTgttcaaaagttttttgAACCAATGCTTCCAGAGGCTAATCTCATTGGTAACGAGATGATAAAGACCATTCTGAGTCATTCTAAGGAGCGTTCGGctgttaaaaaaataaatacaGAAAGTTTTTGA
- the POP7 gene encoding ribonuclease P/MRP protein subunit POP7 (Subunit of both RNase MRP and nuclear RNase P~similar to YBR167C), whose product MALKENTKIYPTKRVRKHSSLKTLTHKQIHTTIFVKSTTPYVSALKRINKFLESVRRHGSSYVTVLGMGKAVEKTLALGCHFQDQKNKKIEVFTKTIEVIDEVITEEQADIEIKSDVEDDDKETRLKKRTLSGVEVRIYV is encoded by the coding sequence ATGGCACTCAAGGAGAATACCAAAATCTATCCTACTAAACGAGTAAGGAAGCATTCATCGTTGAAGACCCTAACACATAAGCAGATACATACAACAATCTTCGTTAAGTCGACAACACCATATGTTAGTGCGCTGAAAAGAATTAATAAGTTTCTCGAAAGTGTCCGTAGGCACGGATCATCCTATGTTACCGTTTTGGGTATGGGCAAAGCTGTAGAAAAGACACTGGCATTAGGTTGCCATTTCCAAGAtcaaaagaacaagaaaatagagGTTTTCACCAAAACTATAGAAGTTATTGATGAAGTAATAACTGAAGAACAAGCAGATATCGAGATCAAAAGCGatgttgaagatgatgataaagaaaCCCGACTTAAAAAAAGGACTCTAAGCGGTGTAGAGGTCCGTATTTATGTATAG
- the PEX32 gene encoding Pex32p (Peroxisomal integral membrane protein~similar to YBR168W): MDTNSKAKVQSENKKVKAKFIHNHGQKPSLIQITPPMISSTLFHAYPLLLLFDNALANIMWLSDDKCLTFIYLTSIWLTISFFIPIEIEVSYVQPFTEIFRLWLGIISGAFLFLSFMYYVVSLITSLRDTEPPTLDEIVVLLESVLGKLEVLRNELNIWKKLKFSFNGVNEKCSNKRLFCRLFLLGTIFQIIIMRYISPGAYTRFFIIAGLVYHTTSFQATLRLLWRFTPVRNFYYLGIKSFKISNLLPNHLNMKHIIILSQEGAITVPLVEVLPRLLQGKEGEDHIHILQLLLNEKKDNFDNQDLKILEIEIHENQRRWYQSKNWSTNLLPYERQNYSIEVKNTEGTLTMKSCLPTHKLGEEELPDNWHWINDVWDGTDWVYSDSAWREIGQYSSSESFTRSRKWKRRLFHL, encoded by the coding sequence ATGGACACAAATTCTAAAGCCAAAGTGCAGagtgaaaataaaaaggtCAAGGCGAAGTTTATACATAATCATGGGCAAAAGCCCTCTCTTATCCAAATCACACCCCCAATGATATCTAGCACTCTGTTCCACGCATATCCATTATTGCTACTATTCGACAATGCGCTAGCGAATATAATGTGGCTATCCGACGATAAATGTTTGACGTTCATTTATTTAACTAGCATATGGCTGACCAtaagtttttttatccCCATTGAAATAGAGGTGAGTTATGTTCAGCCATTTACTGAGATTTTTAGACTCTGGTTAGGCATTATAAGCGGGgcattcctttttttatcgtTCATGTATTACGTTGTTTCATTAATAACTTCATTAAGAGACACCGAGCCTCCTACGTTGGATGAGATTGTGGTGCTATTAGAGTCCGTGTTGGGCAAACTAGAGGTACTAAGAAACGAGCTAAACATTTGGAAAAAACTGAAGTTTTCATTTAATGGCGTCAATGAGAAGTGTTCCAACAAGAGGTTATTTTGCAGATTATTCCTATTGGGtacaatttttcaaattattaTCATGAGATACATATCACCAGGAGCTTATACtagattttttattatcgCTGGCTTGGTGTACCACACGACTAGTTTTCAGGCTACCTTAAGATTACTTTGGAGATTTACTCCTGTTAGAAATTTCTATTATTTGGGGatcaaaagtttcaaaatttcgaATTTGTTACCAAATCATTTAAACATGAAacatatcattattttatctCAAGAGGGAGCGATCACGGTGCCACTGGTAGAGGTGTTACCTAGATTACTCCAAGGCAAGGAGGGTGAAGACCACATCCACATTCTACAGCTTTTGCTtaatgagaaaaaagataacTTTGACAATCAAGACCTAAAAATATtagaaattgaaatacACGAAAATCAGAGAAGGTGGTATCAAAGTAAAAATTGGAGTACAAACTTGCTGCCCTATGAAAGGCAAAATTACTCCATAGAAGTTAAGAATACTGAAGGAACATTAACCATGAAAAGTTGTTTGCCAACCCATAAGcttggtgaagaagaattaccCGATAATTGGCATTGGATTAATGACGTCTGGGACGGAACTGATTGGGTATATTCTGATTCAGCATGGAGAGAAATTGGACAATACAGTTCCTCAGAAAGTTTTACCAGGTCAAGGAAATGGAAACGACGCCTCTTTCACCTGTAA
- the SSE2 gene encoding adenyl-nucleotide exchange factor SSE2 (Member of the heat shock protein 70 (HSP70) family~similar to YBR169C), giving the protein MSTPFGLDLGNNNSVLAVARNRGIDVVVNEVSNRSTPSLVGFGPRNRYLGESGKTKQTSNVKNTVENLKRIIGLKFKDPEFDIENKFFTSKLVQLKNGKVGAEVKFGGKTHIFSATQLTAMFIDKVKHTVQQETKSSITDVCLAVPVWYSEEQRYNIADAARIAGLNPVRIVNDVTAAAVSYGVFKDDLPGPEEKPRIIGLVDIGHSTYTCSIMAFRKGEMKVLGTAYDKHFGGRNFDRAITEHFADQFKDKYKIDIRKNPKAYNRILIAAEKLKKVLSANSTAPFSVESVMDDIDVSSQLSREELEELVKPLLKRVTYPISNALTQAKLSVNDIDFVEIIGGTTRIPVLKKSVSDAFGKPLSSTLNQDEAVAKGAAFICAIHSPTLRVRPFKFEDIDPYSVSYTWDKQVDDEDHLEVFPANSSYPSTKLITLHRTGDFHMKAIYTDPSKLPKGSSATIAKWRFTGVSVPKGKDFVPVKVKLRCDPSGLHIIENAYTMEDITVQEPVPLPEDAPEDAEPQFKEVTKTVKKDMLGMTAETFALNPVELNDLIEKENELTNQDKLVAETEDRKNALEEYIYTLRAKLDNEYSDFASDAEKQKLKNMLASTENWLYGDGDDSTKAKYIAKYEELASLGNVIRARYVAKEEEKRQALRANQETSKTNDIAEKLAGQRRAQAASDDNDDDNDENMDLD; this is encoded by the coding sequence ATGAGCACTCCATTCGGCTTAGATTTAGGCAACAATAACTCAGTACTGGCAGTTGCCAGGAATAGAGGTATTGACGTCGTTGTCAATGAAGTTTCTAACAGATCTACGCCATCCCTGGTCGGCTTTGGCCCTAGAAATAGGTATTTAGGTGAATCTGGTAAAACTAAGCAAACGTCCAATGTTAAAAATACTGTGgaaaacttgaaaaggATCATTGGTCTGAAGTTCAAAGACCCTGAGTTCGATATCGAGAACAAATTCTTTACTTCAAAATTAGTACAACtgaaaaatggtaaagTTGGTGCTGAAGTCAAGTTCGGCGGTAAAACACACATATTTTCAGCTACTCAACTAACTGCTATGTTCATCGATAAAGTTAAGCACACTGTTCAACAGGAAACGAAGTCATCAATCACTGATGTCTGTCTTGCGGTGCCCGTATGGTATTCCGAAGAACAACGTTATAACATAGCTGATGCCGCTAGAATTGCAGGATTGAATCCTGTAAGGATTGTCAATGATGTCACTGCGGCAGCTGTTTCGTATGGTGTCTTCAAAGATGATCTGCCTGGTCCTGAAGAAAAGCCGAGAATAATTGGCTTGGTGGACATTGGGCATTCTACTTATACCTGTTCTATTATGGCTTTCCGCAAAGGCGAAATGAAAGTATTAGGTACTGCTTATGACAAGCACTTTGGTGGTAGAAATTTCGATCGTGCAATCACTGAACATTTCGCTGATCAATTTAAGGATAAGTACAAGATTGACATTAGGAAAAATCCGAAAGCTTACAACAGGATTTTAATCGCTGctgaaaagttgaaaaaggtACTCTCCGCGAACTCTACTGCTCCTTTCTCCGTTGAATCTGTTATGGACGACATTGATGTTTCTTCTCAGTTGAGTCGCGAAGAACTAGAAGAATTAGTAAAACCTCTGTTGAAACGTGTGACGTATCCGATTTCTAATGCCTTGACTCAAGCTAAATTAAGCGTCAATGATATTGACTTTGTAGAAATAATTGGCGGTACAACACGTATCCCAGTTTTAAAGAAGTCAGTATCTGATGCTTTCGGTAAACCTTTATCATCTACTCTAAACCAAGATGAAGCTGTTGCTAAGGGAGCTGCTTTCATATGCGCCATTCACTCGCCAACTTTAAGGGTCAGACCatttaaatttgaagataTTGATCCATATTCAGTGTCCTACACTTGGGATAAGCAGGTTGACGACGAGGATCACTTGGAAGTTTTCCCTGCTAATTCCTCATATCCATCAACGAAACTAATCACTTTACATCGTACAGGCGACTTTCACATGAAAGCGATATACACTGATCCTTCAAAACTACCAAAAGGTTCTTCCGCAACTATTGCTAAATGGAGATTCACTGGTGTCAGTGTTCCTAAAGGTAAAGATTTTGTTCCTGTAAAAGTTAAGCTAAGATGTGATCCTTCTGGCTTGCACATTATCGAGAACGCTTACACAATGGAAGATATTACAGTTCAAGAACCAGTACCTTTACCTGAAGACGCACCAGAGGACGCTGAGCCTCAATTCAAGGAAGTTACTAAAACGGTTAAGAAGGACATGCTAGGTATGACTGCGGAAACATTTGCGCTGAACCCAGTTGAATTGAATGATctaattgaaaaagaaaatgaattaaCAAACCAGGATAAGCTGGTTGCTGAAACCGAGGATCGCAAAAATGCTCTTGAAGAGTACATTTATACTCTTCGTGCCAAGCTCGATAATGAGTACTCTGATTTTGCATCTGATGCagaaaaacagaaattgaaaaacatgTTGGCCAGCACCGAAAATTGGTTATACGGGGATGGCGACGATTCTACCAAGGCGAAATACATTGCTAAATATGAGGAATTGGCATCATTAGGGAACGTTATTAGAGCTAGGTATGTAGCgaaggaggaagaaaaaagacagGCACTGAGAGCGAATCAAGAAACTTCCAAAACGAATGATATCGCTGAAAAATTGGCCGGACAAAGAAGAGCACAAGCTGCAAGTGATGATaacgatgatgacaatgatgaaaacaTGGACCTTGATTAA
- the NPL4 gene encoding nuclear protein localization protein 4 (Substrate-recruiting cofactor of the Cdc48p-Npl4p-Ufd1p segregase~similar to YBR170C), with translation MLIRFRTKNGTHRVSCQENDLFGTVIEKLLGNLDPDADVDTFTVCEKPGQGTHAVSELVNRTVADLGLKHGDMLLLNYSNKSANEKDDVDVGIGSVDIGNKNKRQHECGPLKIRELGVDEELEKEDGLIPRQKSKLCKHGDRGMCEYCSPLPPWDKEYHEKNKIKHISFHSYLKKLNENANKKENGSSYIAPLTEPDFRINKRCHNGHEPWPRGICSKCQPSAITLQQQEFRMVDHVEFQKSEIINEFIQAWRYTGMQRYGYMYGSYSKYDNTPLGIKAVVEAIYEPPQHDEQDGLTMDVEQVKSEMLQIDKQAQEMGLSRIGLIFTDLSDAGAGDGSVFCKRHKDSFFLSSLEVIMAARHQSRHPNISRYSEQGFFSSKFVTCVISGNLEGEIDISSYQVSTEAEALVTADMICGSTFPSMAYINDTTDERYVPEIFYMKSNEYGITVKENAKPAFPVDYLLVTLTHGFPNSDAETNSKFITSIGFPWSNRQAMGQSQDYQELKKYLFHVASSGDFNLLHEKISNFHLLLYLNSLQILSPDEWKLLIESAVKTGWEESLLKLVSSAGWQTLVMILQESG, from the coding sequence ATGCTTATCAGATTtagaacaaaaaatggTACACACAGAGTTTCTTGCCAAGAAAACGACCTTTTCGGAACAGTAATTGAAAAGTTGTTGGGTAATCTGGATCCCGATGCCGATGTCGATACATTCACTGTTTGTGAGAAGCCCGGTCAAGGTACTCATGCCGTTTCCGAACTGGTTAATCGAACAGTGGCGGATTTAGGGTTAAAGCACGGTGACATGCTGCTCCTCAACTATTCGAACAAGTCCGCTAATGAGAAAGATGATGTCGATGTTGGAATCGGATCCGTAGACATTGGCAACAAGAACAAGCGTCAACACGAATGTGGTCCGCTAAAGATCAGAGAACTTGGTGTAGATGAGGAACTAGAGAAAGAAGACGGCTTAATTCCTCGCCAAAAATCGAAATTGTGCAAGCATGGTGATAGGGGTATGTGCGAATACTGCTCGCCTTTACCCCCTTGGGACAAAGAGTATCATGAGAAAAACAAGATCAAACATATATCGTTTCATTCATAtctgaagaaattaaatgaaaatgctaaTAAGAAAGAGAACGGCAGCTCTTACATTGCCCCCCTCACTGAACCAGATTTCAGAATCAATAAGCGTTGTCATAATGGCCACGAACCATGGCCTCGGGGAATTTGTTCTAAATGTCAACCGTCAGCAATTACGTTACAACAGCAAGAATTTAGAATGGTTGATCACGTCGAATTTCAGAAAAGTGAAATAATCAATGAATTTATTCAGGCATGGAGGTACACAGGTATGCAAAGATATGGCTATATGTACGGGTCCTACTCCAAATATGATAACACACCTCTAGGTATAAAGGCCGTTGTCGAGGCAATATACGAACCCCCTCAACATGATGAGCAAGACGGTTTGACCATGGACGTCGAACAGGTTAAGAGTGAAATGCTACAAATTGATAAACAGGCTCAGGAAATGGGGCTTTCACGTATTGGCCTAATATTCACAGACTTATCTGATGCAGGAGCTGGCGATGGGTCTGTTTTTTGTAAAAGACATAAggattcattttttctttcatcatTAGAAGTTATCATGGCCGCTAGGCATCAATCAAGACATCCTAATATAAGTAGGTATAGCGAAcaaggatttttttcttccaagtTTGTCACTTGCGTCATATCTGGTAATTTGGAAGGTGAAATTGATATTTCGAGCTACCAAGTGTCCACAGAAGCTGAAGCATTGGTAACTGCAGATATGATCTGCGGGTCCACCTTTCCTTCAATGGCATACATTAACGATACTACCGATGAAAGATATGTACCCGAAATATTTTACATGAAGTCAAATGAATATGGCATAACAGTAAAGGAAAATGCCAAGCCTGCATTTCCAGTAGACTACCTTTTAGTGACGCTGACCCATGGGTTCCCTAATAGCGATGCGGAAACAAATTCGAAATTCATTACATCCATCGGATTTCCATGGAGCAATCGACAAGCTATGGGGCAATCTCAAGATTatcaagaattaaaaaagtatttatTTCATGTGGCTTCAAGTGGGGATTTCAATCTTTTacatgaaaaaatttcgaaCTTTCACTTGCTACTATATCTAAATTCCCTACAGATACTCTCTCCAGACGAATGGAAATTATTAATAGAGTCTGCTGTGAAAACTGGATGGGAAGAATCACTACTGAAGCTTGTCTCCTCGGCTGGTTGGCAAACATTAGTAATGATCCTTCAGGAAAGCGGCTAA